A window of Hordeum vulgare subsp. vulgare chromosome 5H, MorexV3_pseudomolecules_assembly, whole genome shotgun sequence genomic DNA:
gttttttctgtgtttttgacctttttcagagaagaatattaaacggactccaaacggaataaaacctttggaaagatttttttccgtaacagaagatacgcaggggacttgagaaccaagccaaaggaccccaggggaggccacaaagcccctacccgcggcctggggggcgcctaacaggcttgtgggccccccgtggctcctttgccctacttcttccgcctataaattccctagaaATCCCAAACAGCCAGGGAGAGACACgataatacttttctgccgccgcaagcttctgtctccgcaagatcccatctggggaccgttctggtgccctgccggaggggggattcggacacggagggcttcttcatcaacaccatggactctccgatgattcgtgagtagttcaccacagaccttcgggtccatagctagtagctagatggcttcttctctctcttggatcttcaatacaaagttctccatgatcttcatggagatctatccgatgtaatcttcttttgcggtgtgtttgtcgagatccgatgaattgtggatttatgttcagattatctatgaatattatttgagtttcctctgatctcttatatgcatgatttcgtatccttgtaattctcttcgagctgtgggtttcgtttggccaacttgatctataattcttgcaatgggagaagtgcttggttttgggttcataccgtgcggtgtcctcacccagtgacagaaggggtagcgaggcacacatcgtgttgttgccatgaggggtaaaaagatggggttcatatctattgcatgaatttatccctctacatcatgtcatcttgcttaaggcgttactctatttgttatgaactcaatacactagatgcatgctggatagcggtcgatgtgtggagtaatactagtagatgcagacagtatcggtctacttgtctcggacgtgatgcctatatgtatgatcattgccctagatatcatcatgactttgcgcggttctatcaattgctcgacagtaattcgttcgcccaccgtaatatttgatatcatgagagaagcctctagtgaacactatggcccccgggtctacttcacatcatattttcagctctacacttttactttgttgcactttgcaccttcagatctcaccttgcaactaatcgtgaagggattgacaacccatttatagcgttgggtgcaagtttgtttgtttttgcgcaggtacattggtgacttgtcttgatactcctactggattgataccttcgttctcaaactgagggaaatacttactgctactgtgctgcatcaccctttcctcttcgaggaaaAAATCAGGTAGCAggccttagtgggggcttagtccagcccactatgggctggtttatctcctcccacagcccaagaggcccctcggggcgtgacacccctcctcatggtccccggtaccctcccgacactcccggtacactattggTGAGCCCGAAACttatccggtgaccaaaataggacttcctatatatcaatctttacgtccgaactattccagagctcctcatgatgtccaggatctcatctgagactccgaacaaccttcgttcaccaacacctataactcaactttatcgaaacgtcaccgaaccttaagtgtccagaccgtgcgggttcgagaactatgtagacatgacctgagatattctccggtcaataaccaataacgggacctggatgtccatattggctcctacatattatacgaagatctctatctgttgaacctctatgtcaaggattcagttaatcccgtatgttgttccctttgtccttcggtatgttacttaaccgagattcgatcgtcgatatctctatacctagttcaatctcgttagtgccaagtctctttactcattctgtaatacaagatctcatggctaactctttagtcacattgcttgcaaggcttgtttgtgatgttgtattaccgagtgggccccgagatacctctccgtcacacggagtgacaaatcccagtcttgatatatggcaacccaacagacacctttagagatacctgtagagcacctttatactcacccagtaacgttgcaacgtttgatacacacaacgtattcctccggtgtccgggagttgcatgatctcatggtcataggaacacatacattgacatgcagaaaacagtagcaacaaactgatacgatcatatgctacgtttatagtttgggtcttgtccatcacatcattttcctaacgatgtgatcccgttatcaagtgacaacacttgtctttgattgacgagctagtcaactagaggctcactagggactgtatgttgtctatgtatccacacatgtatttgagtttccaatcaatacaattctagcatgtataataaacgattattatgaacaaggaaagataataataaccaatttattattgcctctagggcatatttccattagAAACATGCATCACTGTCCCCATGATGGCTACACCCCTAACTTCTCCTCCAATCATGAAGGATCGCCGCCTAGCTAGAGAAAGCAGACAGGTCTCCAGCAATAGAGTGTGATGGGAAAAACCCCATTGAACAAAGTCTTAGAGAATTGATGGTGAATCCTCACCCCAACCTTTCGAGTCAGCCTACAAAAAATGCGCATAAAAGAGTAATGTAGTGAAAACATAATATTTGCATCATAAAGATAATGATGACGCATAATGGGAACAATTATTGTGGATAACAAGATAATGTTGTAACCCAAAAACTTCTAATATGAGATGTCCATACATCGCAATGCATAAGATCAAAGGGAAAACAAGCCCGAGAATTTGATTGTTTAAAGGCTAACGGGACATGTTTCCCCAATCTACAAACATGCACCATCATAGATGGGTATTTATTAGTAGAGAACTCAAAATAAGAAATAGTTTTAGAAAGAGTGGCTTGCCCAAATGTCCAAGTCGCTCATGGCAGAGCTAGGTTGTGTCGACGAGGAGAGACTAAGATCTAGAGAGAAGAGGATAATGTTTGTCATAGCTATCAAATCATAGAATCACCGCTCGAGTGCAAAGGTCCTTGATAGAAAAACCAAAATTGTAAAATTAAACGGTGATAGGTTCTCACGAGTTACAAcggtggaaacacaaattttGGTAACATTAGGAGGATGCCAACATTGCGTAAATGAAGGGGAAAGGATGAAGTGTGAAAGGGGAAGACACATTAGTGTGTGCCATAGGGAGAGAGTCGCCATTACCAATGATCATGTGAGGAGCAGAGAAGGAAGTAGAATGAGAGATGATGCCGAGGTTGTTAGCCGTACGAGATGTAGCGCAGATGTCAAGGAACCGATCAAAGCTGCCACCATCGTCTTGGAGATATAAGTTGTGAAGGGTAGCATGTAGATATGTTGATCCCATGCCATCGGTTGAGAGGGAGGCGTACGCGGGACCATAGCTCGAGTAAGGAGCCATGCAACCAAAGCTTGGGTGTCCCATTTGCACGATGCGGCGTGTGGCATAGAGACGCCATGACAAGGCCCAAGAAAGGTCGGTGCCAGACCCACGACAGTTCTATCGTCATGCATGGAACATGCGAGGCGGGGTTCTTATTGTTTAAGATTCAATGGTGGCCTTGAGtgaaaagtatttttttgaagTGGGAGATGCAAGCGGTGGATCGAGATGGTAGCACATGAGACAGACGATATATCCAGGTTTGGGCCCTTCCTACAAAGGTAACACATTATTCCTATTTGATCTAGATTGTATTGCTCGAGTGCTCGCCAAAGATCAAGAACATCATAAGAGTGTGTCTTGGGTTAAATATTCTTGTGCTTGATGGCGGCCTAGGGAGAAGAGGGGTCAGGTGGAAAACCCAGCCCTAGATGGCTAATGTCTTGAGCCCCTCCCAAGAGGGCCCTAGCTCTCCTTATATACCTAACCGAGGTAGTGTCACATGGTTCGGTCAGAGAAAAGGTAGACACAACACTGGGTTGAGACGGACAATGTGGTGCACATGTGGACTAGTGGTGCCTTGCCTTCAAGGTGGTGCACCATCTGCCTAGTGCTTGGACATGAGTAGCTGACTTGGCGTGCTCGGAGTGGCATTATCAGGGGTTGGACTATCATATCCTCATCAAGGGGTAGTGCCAGTGTGCCACATGGGAAAAGTGTCATCGCGCATGGAGCCGTGAAAGTTTAGTCTTGACCTTCTATTCTTGTCCTTGATGATACCACAATCATCGGATGAGTTGGGAGTGAAGAAATAAAGGGCGTGGCTAGATGGAGTAGATTCGAGTATTGCTAGACACATTCGCATTGGAGTATGTGCACttttgtgggctatatggaactgtaGGAATGATATGGTTTTTGACAGACATACAAATATACATTTTTTGCAGGTACTACACAGAGCTACGACATTAATCTGTACATGGTCGTCACTCACACCTacggaaaccagggagcctttggttactgggtctacCCGATGGGAGACGGTAGCGCGGGATATCTTCAACCGATTTGGATGGCAGTCCAGTAATAGGATAGATGAGTAGACATCTAGGCCTATTATGTCGGTTGTGGCAATTTTCAGTTTACTTTTGCTTTTACTCTCTTTTGTCGGAGACTATGTTGGACCGATATTTGTTTGCTTGCTTAATAAAGGGGTCGTATGCATCGTGCTGATGTAGAGGCCGGaggtaatcctccttttctaaaaaaaagagagaagctgatgatgatgtggAGTGGGCGATGAGGAGAGCTGGTGAGCGCTGCGTGCGAGACAAAATTCCCACTGGAGAACGGCACCGCGGGCTTGTGGAAACATGAGACATGTCAGGTTCATGGCGAGGACGGCGGTGCAGTGGACAAAGTTGTTGTTGATCCCATTTAAAAGGGCGAGGATGATTTCTCAGTAGCTAACCAATGAGCATAAACTTCAAAGTGTTGACAAGACACTTGATGCAGATGGTGAAGGCCGTGATAATGAGATTACCTTGCATATGATTTTGGAACTCGTGTTTGGCCAAGATGGCGTGTTAGACGCGACTTTCAAGGAAGAGTGAGTTGATCACGAACCAGACCTTTGCGGCCGGCCTGGTGATAATATTGTGGATATCCTTGAAATGGATGATATACAACTTGAAGACAATGGACTGGTCTATCTGAGACGATGTACCACTCcctcccacccacccacccaaaTAAACCCCTTGACCCTCTTCTGGTAGCGAGCCACGTCACCCCCTCACTAGTAACACCGGGGCTGTCCACGGTGACACCGTGTCGAGCTCGACCATTGTCTTATCCGAGAGGCATGCAAAACGAAAAAGCCTCTTTGTCGCATCAGTGACCCTAGTCTTCACCTGTGTCAATGACACCACGACCAGCCATGTCAATCCCAATATCCGGCAAGGTCCTCGCTTGGCAATCGATCACAGGGGCGTCATGGCTGGTCGCATCGTTGCCCTTCTTAGTATCTGCCTTCTTCTCCACATAATTGACTAAGACCACGAAATTTTTCAGGCATCTGATCAAATAACAAACCTGGTTTTTTTAACttgacatgaacattttttatactccctccattcctaaatataagtctttttaaaggtttcattAGGATACTACAtagggatgtatatagacatactttagaatgagattcactcattttgcttcgtatgtagccttctaataaaatctctaaaactacttatatttaggaacggagggagtacaacataTGGTTGCAACATCATCCACGCAAAAAGAACAGCTTAAAGCTAGTACCCAAAAATGAAAATGCTTATATAAATACAAATGTGTCTTCTCGAAGAGAAAGTCCATGCAGCTGTCTCGCATAGGTGGACGACGTTTCTACCAATCATATTAGAGCATCTATATACGTGTATATACCACGTGAATCATAAGACGCCCAAGATATTGTCATCTCTACAGAAGGCTGCTGGCAAACTGGACCAAACGAGTGCACGTCCCACCCCTTGATGCACTGCACGTCTCGCAAGTTCGCCGCCAGTTCCGCAGCGATTGGCGATACGCATGCGCGTATGCGTATATATATAAGCACCCCCGTATGCGCACTAATCTTAACCCTCCATCTATAATACCACTCCACAGCCTTTCCTTGCCCCGCAGGCCACATTCTTTGGACAAGAGTCATTAGCCGAGCAGCGGATTAACTAATGGGGCGGAGGCTGCCGGCGTTGTGCCGCGGCCGGGCGGCGACGCGGGTCAGGAAGCGAGTACAGCGCCTGACCTactgctccccctcctcctccaagctgccGCCTTCGGTGACCAGCAAGGTAAGGAGTGACGCTGGGGCAGGAAATGGACGCTGTTACGGCGGCGGCAATGGCGCGTCCATGGTTGACGTCGTGGGAGGCATGAAGgacggcggcgggcggcgggtGATGGTGGTCGCTGACGGGCGGGCGGAGGCGGTGGGCGCGCTCGAGTGGGCGCTGTCGCAGGTTGTTCGGAGCAATGACGCCGTCGTCCTTCTCGCCGTCGTCAAGCCGGCCCCGGCAGATGGTAAGTAACCGTACGTCCGTACCGCGGTAACCAGTGATGTACATTAGTGATGGAGTAGTACTATATACACTATTCTTCTGTGGGAGTCTGCTGAAATTAACGTCAAATAATTCTGGTATGCGTGCTGCAGCGGATGATTCATCCTGCGTGAAGATATCAAGGACAAGATGCTACGAACACCTCAACGCCATGAGGAGCTTGTGCGAATCGACCAGGCCAGAGGTATATACCCCTCCATTCTTTATTTCGCCAGCAGTATAAGGAAGAGAGTGTCAAACTGGAAGATAAGCTAGTAGTAGTAATACTAAAAGGCACTACCCATTTAGCGCATTTCGCGCCGAATTTCGGCCAAACGCGTAAAGGTGTTCAATAATTTAGCTTAGCTAGCTACCAGTAGGCTATACGAATGAATTTATTTGCTTTTGGCACCTTCCATCCCTTTCCAAGACAAGAAAGCAATTCCGCAATAGTAAAATGGCAGTAGTGGATCAACATTGCGCCTTGCGCCcatgattgattgattgattggtCTATGACTCTCTCTATAGCAAAAGAATCATCAACGTTTGTGCAGGTCAAGGTGGAGGTGTGCGTGACGGAGGCGGAGGAGCGCGCGCCAGCGGTGGTGGACGCCGCGAGGCGGCATGGCGCGTCGCTGCTCGTGCTCGGCCAGCGCCGGCGGGCGGCCACGGCGCGGTGGATCCTGGGCCTGTGGCCGGCGGCGGATCGTCGGTGCGGCGGGCGGTGGCAGAGAGGCCTGGTGGAGTACTGCATCGAGCACGCGCCGTGCGAGGCGCTGGGCGTGCGCCGGCGGAACTCCGGCGGGTACCTCGTCTCCAGCAGGCGTCACAGGGATTTCTGGCTCCTCGCTTAGTTCAATCCATCGGTTCAACCGTCGTAGCTGAGGGAATCGAGAGATTGAAGAATACATTCTAAGGATATATATATTCTCGAATGTCCGTTGGCTAGGTTATTATTACgtattactcccttcgttccaaaaTAAGTATAGCAAAATCTGTATTAAATTTGTATAAATTTTATACCAGATCAACGAtatttattttaggacggaggaagtattattTATATAGCCTTTAATATAAATCTTTCAGCAAATATGAACAAGTTATTTGAGATGTGGTTAAATGGATTCAATATTAACACAGGTGAATACATATGGATAGGTGTATGTGCAATGCTATGGGATATATGAAACTACAAGAATGATATGACTTTTAATAGAAagaacttcataaatttcttgcaGGCCATTTACAGAGCTTCTGTGTGGATCCTTATATGGTTGTTTTTCACACTTACGGAGTCAAGAAAGCTTTACTGGATGCAACCGATAGAAAACGACATCACGGGTTTTATTCAACCGATATGGATGACGACAAATTAATAGGCTACGTGTTTAGTTATCGTAGCCTGTTATGATATGGCCAGATGTGGCATGTAATTCTCTTTGTTTCTTTTGGATGCTTTCATGAAGTATGGTTGGATCTTGAACCTTTGTTAAACCTTTATTTAATAAATAGGCTGCATGTCGTTATAATGTAGAGGCCACGGATGGTCCTAGTTTTCCAAACAAAAAATGTGACTGAACTATACATTGTCTGTTGAGTGATGATGTCTTGCAGGACCGATGCTGGATAGTCGTACTATACCTCAGCGAGTTCTGCATGCTTCCAATCTCCTTTGTGAACAAAATAACCATTATGCTAATTTTTTGGTGAGTAGTTGAAGTGAAGAGCATAAAAG
This region includes:
- the LOC123398576 gene encoding uncharacterized protein LOC123398576, which encodes MGRRLPALCRGRAATRVRKRVQRLTYCSPSSSKLPPSVTSKVRSDAGAGNGRCYGGGNGASMVDVVGGMKDGGGRRVMVVADGRAEAVGALEWALSQVVRSNDAVVLLAVVKPAPADADDSSCVKISRTRCYEHLNAMRSLCESTRPEVKVEVCVTEAEERAPAVVDAARRHGASLLVLGQRRRAATARWILGLWPAADRRCGGRWQRGLVEYCIEHAPCEALGVRRRNSGGYLVSSRRHRDFWLLA